The Candidatus Tumulicola sp. genomic sequence CACGCGCTGGCCGCTCTGGAACAAGCGGAAGATCTCTTCGCGATCGGGGCGTTTCGTCCAGGTGCGGATCCTTGGCTGGACGCGTGCGTTGCGGCGCGCCCCGACATCGAAAGGCTGATCTTCGACGGCGCAGGCACCGAGAGCTCACCCGACCCGGTCGCCGAGCTTGCGGATATCGCCGGCCGCCTCCAGGCCGCCACTGGACCATCGCGCACTGCTGCGTGATATAAAGGCGAACAACGCCGCTTCTAGGAGACGCATATGGGCATCGCGCCGACCGATCTCGCGAGCACGCTGCGAAGCTCGCAACCAGGCTGGAGGGCGCCGGTCGCGGCGCAACTCGACCTATCCCACTCAAGCGAAATAGCGGATACGCTGGAAGAAGCAGGACTTCAAGGTACACCACGCAGCGTCAGCGGCGGGTTCGCGACGCTCATCGCCGACCTGGAGAAGCGCTTTGAAAGCCTCTCGCAACAGCTGGCTAAAACGTTGCAGCGTTTGAGCGCCAGGTTTGCGGCGCCGCCGCCGCGCGCGCTCGAAAGCACGGCGGCGCGTCAGGCGCAATCGACCGTCAGTCCGTACGACGGGCTTATCCGAGCCGCCGCCGAGCGCCACGCGCTCGATCCGGCGCTGCTCGCCGCCGTCGCGCGGCGCGAATCCGCTTTCGACCCGACGGCCGTTTCCAAGGCCGGCGCACAAGGGCTGATGCAATTGATGCCCGACACGGCAAAATCGCTGGGCGTCTCGGACGCGTTTGATCCAGCGCAGAACGTCGAGGGCGGCGCCAAGCTGCTGCGCGGGCTCATCGATCAGTTCGGCGGCCGGCTCGATCTCGCGCTGGCCGCCTACAACGCCGGCCCTGGCGCAGTCCAGCGCTATGGGGGTGTCCCGCCATATCAGGAAACGCGGGCGTACGTGCGCGACGTCCTCGCCGACTACCGGGCAAAGGCTCTCGTCGGCTAAGGAGCAAACCTATCGAGAATGATTCTCGATAAGGCCCGGCATTGCGCTGTGCCGGCGCTCCTCGGCGCGCTCATCTTCGCGGCGGGGTGCGCGCCGGCGCAGCGAGCAACCGGACCAAAGGATTCGCACGCGCTCACGGTCATCGCGAGCATCTCCACGCTCGCGTCGCTAGTAGAAGCGGTGGGGGGCGATCGCGTCCTGGTGTACAGCCTCGTTCCGGTCGGAGCGTCGCCGGAGACCTACGAGCCCTCACCCCAAGACATGGTCAAGCTCTCTGCTGCGCAGGTGCTGTTCCTGAACGGCGCCGGCCTCGAGATCTGGCTCGCCAAGATCCTCAAAGGCGCGGCGGGCGAGCATGTGACCCGGGTCGAGTTGTCTGCCGGACTTCCGGTGGCCGGGCGAACTCCGGACGGCTTGGGCGGCAACCCGCATCTCTGGATGGACCCGGTCTACGCGCAGGCGTACGTCCGA encodes the following:
- a CDS encoding lytic transglycosylase domain-containing protein; protein product: MGIAPTDLASTLRSSQPGWRAPVAAQLDLSHSSEIADTLEEAGLQGTPRSVSGGFATLIADLEKRFESLSQQLAKTLQRLSARFAAPPPRALESTAARQAQSTVSPYDGLIRAAAERHALDPALLAAVARRESAFDPTAVSKAGAQGLMQLMPDTAKSLGVSDAFDPAQNVEGGAKLLRGLIDQFGGRLDLALAAYNAGPGAVQRYGGVPPYQETRAYVRDVLADYRAKALVG